Proteins from one Rhizoctonia solani chromosome 5, complete sequence genomic window:
- a CDS encoding acetate kinase — translation MSIEMLLAVNCGSSSIKFKLYSFSDLDVLISGTASNVEVKGAKPSIKYIVYDQGKGEEEKVSEEEKEGMSYEDVFERVIALIEGSSSKHFVETAGSKSKPRVRDLVKVVAHRVVHGGTAAEPMGIWPGHEQGLEEMDALSAFAPLHNHFAVQVVQFCLKHIPKGRQILLFDTMFHSTIPAHIYTYPLGPSSEKTPIPLRKYGAHGLSYASILDNVSSYLNKPKEQCTLVIAHLGSGASVCLVKEGKSWDTSMGLTPLDGLPGGTRTGSVDPVLVFHHTPNASEGVEIPGGHCARGEVVLNKQGGLQALAGTSNFGEISSAIEEGAGGEETSGAQLAYDVFLDRLMNYVGAYVVKAKGLSSGLDAIVFSGGIGEKSVRLRADVGKMFSWIGCKVDQTANEAVGNDKQTVTEITGKDSGLRMLVCLTDEETQCARMAKHAYESKEMK, via the exons ATGTCGATAGAAATGTTGCTGGCCGTG AATTGTGGATCATCGTCCATCAAATTCAAGTTGTATTCTTTTTCCGACCTCGATGTTCTCATATCTGGGACAGCATCCAATGTGGAAGTCAAAGGGGCAAAGCCCTCGATCAAATATATTGTCTACGATCAGGGAAAGGGCGAGGAGGAGAAAGTAAGCGAGGAGGAGAAGGAGGGCATGTCAT ACGAGGATGTATTCGAGCGGGTTATTGCACTCATCGAAGGTTCTTCTTCAAAACATTTTGTTGAAACCGCGGGTTCCAAGTCGAAACCTCGTGTCCGGGATCTAGTCAAAGTAGTTGCACACCGCGTCGTTCATGGGGGCACTGCCGCCGAGCCTATGGGGATCTGGCCGGGGCATGAACAAGGGTTGGAGGAAATGGATGCTCTTAGTGCATTCGCCCCTTTACAT AATCACTTCGCTGTTCAAGTCGTTCAGT TTTGTCTCAAGCACATTCCCAAAGGGCGACAGATTCTCCTCTTTGATACAATGTTCCATTCGACTATTCCTGCCCATATTTATACGTATCCTCTAGGGCCGAGCTCTGAGAAGACCCCTATCCCCCTTCGAAAATACGGTGCACATGGTCTCTCTTACGCATCCATCCTTGACAATGTCTCTTCATACCTGAATAAGCCAAAAGAACAATGTACACTTGTCATTGCTCATCTAGGAAGCGGGGCCAGTGTTTGTTTGGTCAAGGAAGGGAAAAGTTGGGACACCAGTATGGGTCTGACTCCACTTGATG GCCTCCCAGGAGGCACCCGTACGGGCTCGGTCGACCCGGTTCTAGTATTCCATCACACGCCGAACGCTTCCGAGGGTGTTGAAATACCGGGCGGACATTGCGCACGTGGAGAAGTCGTTCTTAACAAACAGGGAGGACTCCAGGCCCTGGCTGGCACGTCAAACTTTGGGGAGATCTCCTCCGCGATAGAAGAGGGCGCGGGCGGCGAGGAGACGAGTGGTGCCCAGCTGGCTTACGACGTTTTCCTGGATAGGCTCATGAACTATGTCGGTGCCTATGTGGTCAAGGCAAAGGGACTCTCGTCAGGTTTAGACGCAATTGTGTTTTCGGGCGGGATCGGCGAAAAGTCCGTCCGCCTTCGAGCAGATGTGGGGAAAATGTTCTCCTGGATAGGCTGTAAAGTGGATCAAACTGCAAACGAAGCGGTGGGCAACGATAAGCAAACGGTAACCGAGATCACAGGGAAGGATAGTGGCCTCCGAATGTTGGTTTGCTTGACG GATGAAGAAACTCAATGTGCCAGGATGGCCAAACATGCGTATGAGAGCAAGGAAATGAAATAA
- a CDS encoding protoglobin protein, with the protein MPCPITGHGLPSSSFPEDATVNPPMAYYDKEALYTSLPDRVSYLTSFLQFSESDADTLNEAALILEPHIPDLVDHVYEHLFKFNVTKEVFLPRPGGHEGPMVADISHLTLEAEQIKERKRFFSIYVKRLITSDYNDFKTWEYYDKVGKMHTGDAGLKHRKLVGKDGLRVDHIHLSGLLGWTMDRLIVIILRDESIPLSKRETIIRSLHKVMWIQQDLFSRHYVRDGEEYQKAPRAMAGSRIRQRPVTSGTSSPEASVAYPAGAGGDSGSDRRTGAISPTQSSAASVLTSATGADSVAWSPQTGGNTLSETWGRGPISNKSIGQKPSTDWSKGRARDRSMSNLEEIHSQVSNSRPGLWRRIFG; encoded by the exons ATGCCTTGTCCCATTACTGGCCATGGACTACCTTCATCCTCGTTCCCCGAGGACGCCACCGTAAATCCCCCAATGGCATACTATGATAAAGAGGCCCTCTATACTTCTCTTCCCGATCGTGTTTCCTATCTCACATCTTTCCTACAAT TCAGCGAGTCCGACGCGGACACGCTCAACGAGGCCGCATTAATTCTGGAGCCGCATATTCCTGATCTTGTGGACCATGTTTACGAGCATCTATTCAAGTTCAATGTCACCAAAGAAGTCTTTTTACCACGTCCAGGCGGGCATGAGGGCCCGATGGTCGCGGATATCAGTCATTTGACTCTCGAGGCGGAACAGATTAAGGAGCGGAAGCGATTTTTCAGTATATATGTCAAGCGGCTTATCACAAGTGACTATAATGATTTCAAGACTTGGGAATACTACG ACAAAGTTGGCAAAATGCATACGGGAGATGCTGGCTTAAAACACCGCAAGCTCGTGGGTAAAGATGGCCTTCGCGTCGATCACATTCATCTAAGCGGACTTCTGGGATGGACCATGGACCGGCTTATCGTGATT ATTTTGAGAGACGAAAGCATCCCCCTTTCCAAACGAGAGACGATTATCCGTTCGCTGCACAAAGTCATGTGGATACAGCAAGACCTCTTTTCACGTCATTATGTTCGCGACGGGGAAGAATACCAGAAGGCTCCTCGAGCAATGGCCGGGTCACGCATTCGTCAAAGACCAGTAACAAGTGGCACCTCGTCGCCGGAAGCTAGCGTAGCCTACCCGGCCGGGGCTGGTGGGGATAGTGGCTCCGATCGTCGAACAGGTGCTATTTCACCTACTCAATCTAGCGCAGCGAGTGTTCTCACTAGTGCTACTGGCGCGGATAGTGTAGCATGGAGTCCACAGACAGGAGGAAACACGCTTAGCGAGACATGGGGCCGAGGTCCGATCAGCAACAAGTCTATCGGTCAAAAACCGTCAACAGATTGGTCGAAAGGACGCGCGAGAGACCGATCCATGTCCaacctggaggaaatccacTCCCAAGTGTCAAATAGTCGGCCCGGTCTTTGGCGGCGGATATTTGGTTGA
- a CDS encoding NADH dehydrogenase (ubiquinone) Fe-S protein 4, with product MSLLSQVARRAIPRTVAPLSARFNTTKATPGSGLTTTRQDSEKSGLVEPAEAPRHVVTADAVSGAPTELRHRAVRIYKPTRNTMQSGGAKSEQWRIDWDILQGSGRWENPLMGWASSADYMQGTRMNFKSKEDAIHFAEKQGWDYYVQPDIVKRIPPKNYAGNYTHVPHKLRIHHTK from the exons ATGTCTCTTCTTTCGCAGGTCGCCCGCCGGGCCATCCCTAGAACGGTTGCTCCTCTATCTGCAAGATTCAACACCACAAAGGCGACACCTGGATCCGGATTGACTACGACTCGTCAAGATAGCGAGAAATCGGGTCTAGTAGAACCAGCTGAGGCTCCCAGGCATGTCGTGACGGCCGATGCTGTTAGTGGTGCACCCA CCGAACTGCGTCACCGAGCTGTTCGAATCTACAAACCGACTCGGAATACTATGCAG AGTGGAGGCGCTAAATCTGAGCAATGGCGCATCGACTGGGACATCCTACAAGGATCAGGTAGATGGGAGAATCCCCTGATGGGCTGGGCTAGCTC CGCGGATTACATGCAAGGGACTCGCATGAACTTCAAGAGCAAGGAGGACGCTATTCACTTTGCTGAGAAACAAG GCTGGGACTACTATGTGCAGCCGGACATTGTGAAGCGTATTCCGCCCAAGAACTATGCTGGGAATTACACCCACGTTCCTCACAAACTTCGCATTCACCATACCAAGTAG
- a CDS encoding AMP binding enzyme, with protein sequence MLSVLGRGTRTEGDTGLIVIYPRRPYKARGRRTLITSLPTYSIKCIMAPNVIPSPFGPLPPLPETNFIYTILHSPSPPRPPLPDDYVTHIDGITGEQRTLKQLIARINELGAAFLAPRDQGGLAIRPKGQVVGLLSSNTIDYPTVVFALLQTAIPVALLNSHSTAPELAHQLKLARVTHVIVGPSSIPILKRALQIAGLRNVGMTIMEGCGKRARAGELTLQGLIDRTKKLGVQPAGIADVKRHTLAYLVFSSGTTVMISHGNLNACYAQILTWAFYSLQAQPREQPRYSEYPMDLAFLPMYHTMGLHVYNFRHFISPSTLIVLPSWDADKLLAHPKLRSKEVDLSSLTGIGTGAAYLPPETEREFLNVLSAKGNKGTKLQRLHSGYGLSESTIAVASMPVEGMLGGKLGPKEGSAGVAQADCREAPPGTPMEELEDVAPGEPGELYVQGLLTALGYWDNEQATKEAFLPGGWLRTGDRFVYKDGHLWFQDRAKDTLKVSGVQGYLLDACVAGVPGPRNDGELVPRAWVVLAPAGHKAGSKKVIVDLNEWVQGQLSKPKQLRGGIEIVKEERFYDEYYKTVIPRLMER encoded by the exons ATGCTATCAGTTCTTGGCCGCGGCACGCGCACTGAGGGTGACACAGGCTTGATCGTCATCTACCCCAGGCGCCCGTATAAAGCACGCGGACGACGGACACTTATCACCTCTCTCCCCACGTACTCGATCAAGTGCATAATGGCTCCTAACGTCATACCATCGCCGTTCGGACCACTTCCCCCTCTTCCAGAAACCAACTTCATTTATACAATATTGCACTCTCCTTCTCCGCCACGTCCACCCCTTCCCGATGACTACGTCACGCATATCGATGGCATCACAGGGGAGCAACGTACTCTCAAGCAGCTCATTGCACGTATCAACGAGCTCGGAGCAGCATTCCTTGCTCCAAGGGATCAAGGAGGGTTGGCAATTCGACCAAAGGGACAAGTGGTGGGATTACTGAGTAGCAATACCATT GACTATCCCACCGTCGTATTCGCTCTACTTCAAACGGCGATACCTGTTGCGTTATTGAACTCTCATTCCACCGCTCCGGAACTAGCGCATCAACTTAAATTGGCTCGCGTTACGCATGTAATCGTTGGTCCTTCTTCGATTCCTATTTTAAAACGAGCACTTCAGATCGCGGGACTACGCAATGTAGGAATGACTATTATGGAGGGCTGTGGGAAACGTGCTCGAGCTGGAGAGCTCACACTACAGGGACTTATTGATCGTACCAAAAAGCTGGGCGTTCAGCCCGCAGGTATAGCGGATGTCAAGCGGCATACGTTGGCTTATCTCGTATTTTCGAGTGGCACAA CCGTAATGATATCCCATGGTAACTTGAACGCTTGTTATGCCCAAATTTTAACCTGGGCCTTCTATTCACTTCAAGCCCAGCCT CGGGAACAGCCTCGATACTCCGAATATCCGATGGACCTCGCGTTTTTGCCGATGTATCACACCATGGGCCTACACGTGTACAACTTTAG GCATTTCATTTCGCCCAGTACTCTTATTGTGCTTCCTTCATGGGACGCAGACAAA CTGCTTGCCCATCCAAAGTTGCGATCAAAAGAAGTTGATTTGAGCTCTCTCACTGGTATTGGGACCGGTGCAGCATACTTGCCACCAGAG ACTGAGAGGGAATTCTTGAATGTTTTATCGGCCAAGGGGAACAAAGGTACCAAGCTCCAACGATTACACTCAGGCTACGGACTCAGTGAATCA ACCATTGCCGTGGCATCCATGCCGGTTGAGGGAATGCTAGGAGGGAAACTTGGCCCCAAAGAAGGCTCTGCAGGG GTTGCTCAGGCCGATTGTAGGGAAGCTCCTCCTGGTACGCCCATGGAGGAACTAGAAGACGTTGCACCCGGAGAACCAGGAGAGCTTTACGTGCAAGGACTCCTCACTGCGCTCGGGTACTGGGATAATGAGCAGGCTACTAAGGAAGCCTTCCTTCCTGGTGGATGGCTAAGGACAGGCGATCGG TTTGTCTACAAGGACGGCCATCTGTGGTTCCAGGACCGTGCCAAG GATACACTCAAAGTATCTGGCGTCCAA GGCTATCTTTTGGATGCCTGCGTAGCAGGGGTACCAGGGCCCAGAAATGATGGAGAGCTTGTCCCGAG GGCGTGGGTTGTATTAGCTCCTGCTGGCCACAAGGCCGGCAGCAAGAAAGTTATTGTCGATCTTAATGAATGGGTTCAAGGACAGTTGAGCAAACCAAAGCAGCTGCGTGGAGGAATTGAAATCGTCAAAGAG GAAAGGTTTTACGACGAGTACTACAAGACCGTTATTCCAAGACTCATGGAAAGATAA
- a CDS encoding STE16 protein produces the protein MPATIAEPIIPSAAGGIAAALDLGLEGKDVQAQIELLKQDLEKQSRIVDGAENMLEVFDRESRLGQERRDPVLRDQVEGALDDAKSRIALLTRKIEQLREQSGSNRRGGAFSNNSAGPSAVVSRMPFWTNPSGANGRIREENTDREDYRTAHSHAMSQLQLLSTLSRQHSQAQSSFQYSSGLFSYNSSANPSSSWTTSIGGSTSPSSLSAGDDLNGGVKVSDAEIDHARIKAMHGLVETLQKNIRVRQKRLFGPADYATKESRTAAYRLLRYAMVDSDSVAKLREQDVDYYLVRTFSRDSKHGIEKESALKLIRKIVEVGSRHPAKADATSKGKSVGTGCVPVSEAVIRALIAVADHPEDPLRFLCLLTLAEIVLIDIELVSKSGGLRSVLTALTDGPTELAPVIAQVFLHIIDAPRTRCYLTPGVDLEVDRIIWHHRCVCETPGHKERLRTCTKVVCTILRTWSGLIYLCSNNMQSIVALVDTLRIPSMETREVILDMFFDILNIEVPDWGQAFMDGRRLTMFGPPKAAKNQQPVIEQLAPKSEKLNLTHQFISLLLVVFVESGLIEALVDILEERGTSTELPRKATLLLGEIMQLANRVLPSTIAARIQALPRLFSLAADHEHGEGKQFASCTLSSIESLNRNRARLNKVPEIASRKRANSVEDTMRRGQRQVERSKIKRGMEIDDRGFQAMLIDTQVMLHKEAIKWNLDSLTELIEGPLLNPKRFEEAMKVSRFGRKLMSFFYPNSKAFSEMKNTKSNARYIKLGCTLMTTLISTPDGQRYLMTEDTLLKQIVECLEQIDPLSGAPPTSTPSNELIFSKTHMDKTISFGYFEILGTLSRYPDGIEILEKLKVFNCLYHLSDLRSREDLTRHIIENFDCTVDGHPRLILSKALTSRHKHIRLDATDYLGKLIQLNPKANEWMLRLLLTQLYDPVSEVCEKAILYLQEACEDMGILEMVVQMQPILDHLGEVGHPLLLKFMSTQIGFQYLYNADYIDREMDGWFHEQNYQYLVQRRGPPGIRGHCPPHFYGEMAKTPLGCKVLEEKGHFPEFAHFIRQHGLESEDFEIINKLKSVLWAVGNIGATTGGLPFLEEEDIIRDIVEISSKSEVLSVRGTCFFVLGLISSTPQGAEVLDEYEWEATVTPLGFTTGLCLPMDIEKFLYINPWEPFSDESRRALKAPSDPMEREILKAINNLSNTVIQNQASRILSRYKHRPHGRRAFQSIPLFYRALHILGTQRFRLPVRRYVLDLFDIKLDPTVITLLREFRQKLAEPEPQPEEKPSTPQIVAPRPRSATSTPDVRQARSPGPPPTAPAQRPGFRSRRNTRIGAAGLGINVQGIDGMASGAPPETSADPQTYDYEAMERARNAALGQLHAAVEELRISREKEERERERKEKERKEKERERLALLTLEDEEKKFTRGIVARPREKIVGFDA, from the exons ATGCCGGCCACGATCGCTGAGCCAATTATACCTTCAGCCGCGGGTGGCATTGCCGCTGCCCTT GATCTTGGTTTGGAGGGAAAGGATGTCCAGGCACAA ATTGAACTGTTGAAGCAGGATTTGGAGAAGCAAAGCCGAATAGTAGATGGGGCGGAGAACATGCTTGAA GTTTTTGACCGTGAGTCCAGGCTTGGGCAGGAGCGACGCGATCCTGTCCTACGGGACCAGGTAGAGGGTGCCCTTGACGATGCAAAGTCTCGAATAGCGTTATTGACCAGGAAAATAGAACAACTACGGGAGCAATCTG GCAGCAATCGTCGTGGAGGCGCGTTTTCCAATAATTCCGCTGGCCCCTCGGCCGTAGTATCTCGCATGCCATTCTGGACTAACCCATCCGGAGCAAATGGACGAATACGCGAAGAAAACACGGATCGCGAGGATTATCGCACCGCCCATTCACATGCGATGTCCCAGCTTCAGTTACTATCAACCCTGTCGAGGCAACACTCTCAGGCTCAGTCCAGCTTCCAGTATTCTAGTGGTCTTTTCTCTTATAACTCTTCAGCAAACCCCTCATCCTCTTGGACAACATCTATCGGAGGCTCTACGTCTCCCTCTTCGCTCTCGGCCGGCGACGACCTAAATGGAGGCGTAAAGGTCTCGGACGCCGAGATCGACCACGCTCGTATCAAAGCTATGCATGGATTAGTAGAAACGCTACAGAAAAACATTCGCGTTCG TCAAAAG CGTCTCTTCGGCCCTGCGGATTACGCTACCAAGGAGTCCAGGACTGCGGCGTACCGGCTCCTTAGATATGCGATGGTGGACAGTGACTCGGTAGCAAAACTCCGGGAACAGGACGTCGATTATTACCTTGTAAG AACGTTCTCGCGGGATAGCAAGCACGGTATTGAGAAGGAATCAGCCCTAAAACTTATTCGCAAAATCGTAGAGGTTGGATCGCGACACCCTGCTAAGGCGGATGCGACTAGCAAAGGAAAATCAGTAGGCACCGGATGTGTACCAGTCTCAGAGGCAGTGATCCGAGCTTTGATCGCGGTTGCCGATCATCCAGAAGACCCTTTGCGATTCCTGTGCCTGTTGACTCTTGCAGAAATCG TCTTAATTGACATTGAACTCGTGTCCAAATCAGGCGGGCTTCGTAGTGTATTGACAGCGTTAACAGATGGTCCCACAGAGTTGGCACCTGTTATTGCTCAGGTCTTTCTTCATATCATTGATGCACCACGGACCCGATGTTACCTTACTCCTGGGGTTGATCTTGAGGTTG ATCGCATTATCTGGCATCACAGATGCGTATGTGAAACGCCAGGCCATAAGGAGCGATTGCGCACGTGCACAAAGGTTGTATGCACCATCCTGAGAACTTGGAGTG GCCTCATATACCTGTGTTCCAATAATATGCAGTCAATAGTAGCTTTAGTGGACACGTTGCGTATACCATCTATGGAGACTCGT GAAGTGATCCTTGATATGTTCTTTGATATCCTTAATATCGAAGTTCCGGACTGGGGACAGGCATTTATGGATGGCAGACGATTGACCA TGTTTGGACCGCCAAAAGCAGCTAAAAACCAGCAGCCTGTCATTGAACAATTGGCTCCTAAATCGGAGAAGTTGAATCTCACACACCAGTTTATCTCGCTGCTGTTGGTAGTTTTCGTAGAATCCGGGCTGATTGAA GCTTTGGTGGACATACTGGAAGAGAGAGGTACCTCCACCGAACTTCCTCGTAAGGCAACACTGTTACTTGGAGAGATCATGCAACTTGCGAATCGGGTACTCCCGTCGACTATTGCTGCACGCATACAG GCTCTACCACGTTTGTTCAGTTTGGCAGCCGACCATGAACACGGGGAAGGGAAGCAATTTGCGAGTTGCACGTTATCTTCAATTGAGAGCTTGAACCGAAACCGAGCGAGGTTAAACAAAGTTCCAGAAATAGCTTCCAGAAAACG TGCCAACTCCGTAGAGGATACTATGCGCCGTGGCCAACGACAAGTTGAACGGAGCAAGATTAAGCGTGGGATGGAAATTGATGATAGGGGGTTTCAAGCTATGTTGATAGATACTCAG GTCATGCTGCACAAAGAAGCCATCAAGTGGAATTTGGACAGCCTCACAGAGCTCATCGAAGGGCCCCTACTAAATCCAAAGCGTTTCGAAGAAGCGATGAAAGTATCGCGATTCGGGCGCAAGCTTATGTCATTTTTTTATCCGAACAGTAAAGCGTTTTCTGAAATGAAGAATACTAAG TCTAATGCGCGATACATCAAGTTAGGCTGTACGCTAATGACGACGCTCATTTCAACTCCCGATGGCCAACGGTATCTGATGACGGAGGACACTTTGCTCAAACAGATTGTAGAATGCTTGGAACAGATAGACCCT CTAAGTGGGGCGCCGCCCACATCAACTCCAAGCAACGAGCTGATTTTTTCTAAAACGCACATGGATAAAACAATATCATTTGGATATTTTGAAATTTTAGGAACATTGAGTCGTTACCCAGATGGTATCGA GATTCTTGAGAAACTCAAGGTTTTCAATTGTTTATACCACCTGAGCGACCTGCGGAGTCGCGAAGATCTAACAAGGCATATCATCGAAAACTTCGATTGTACTGT CGATGGGCACCCCCGGCTGATACTCTCTAAGGCACTCACGTCACGGCACAAG CATATCCGCCTTGATGCTACGGATTACCTTGGCAAGCTCATACAGCTCAACCCGAAAGCTAATGAGTGGATGCTACGCCTGTTACTCACTCAATTATACGATCCAGTATCTGAGGTATGCGAGAAAGCTATACTTTACTTGCAAGAGGCTTGTGAAGACATGGGAATCCTCGAGATGGTAGTGCAAATGCAGCCTATTCTTGATCATCTGGGTGAAGTTGGCCACCCACTGCTACTAAA GTTCATGTCTACCCAGATTGGATTCCAGTACCTCTATAATGCGGATTACATAGACAGAGAGATGGATGGATGGTTCCAT GAGCAAAATTACCAATATCTGGTTCAG CGAAGAGGACCTCCC GGTATTCGAGGGCACTGTCCTCCTCATTTCTATGGTGAAATGGCAAAGACTCCTCTGGGATGTAAGGTTTTAGAGGAAAAGGGACATTTCCCAGAGTTTGCACACTTTATTCGGCAACACGGACTTGAGAGCGAAGATTTTGAGATCATCAATAAACTTAAGAGTGTACTATGGGCGGTG GGTAATATCGGAGCTACTACAGGGGGGTTACCTTTCCTTGAGGAAGAAGATATTATTCGTGATATTGTTGAGATTTCAAGCAAATCAGAGGTCTTGTCTGTACGAGG CACATGTTTCTTCGTCCTCGGATTGATATCGAGTACCCCACAAGGTGCCGAAGTGCTTGATGAGTATGAATGGGAAGCAACTGTGACACCACTCGGATTTACAACTGGCCTCTGCCTACCTATGGATATTGAGAAGTTCTTATAT ATTAATCCTTGGGAGCCATTTAGCGATGAGTCGCGCAGGGCCTTGAAGGCACCTTCTGATCCTATGGAACGAGAGATATTGAAGGCTATTAATAATCTATCCAACACTGTTATCCAGAACCAAGCCTCACGAATACTTTCACG TTATAAACACCGGCCGCATGGACGCCGTGCCTTCCAATCTATCCCCCTTTTCTACCGAGCACTTCACATTCTTGGCACACAACGCTTCCGTTTGCCCGTCCGCCGTTACGTTCTGGACCTATTCGACATCAAGCTGGACCCCACTGTCATAACGTTATTACGCGAGTTTAGACAGAAACTAGCAGAGCCTGAGCCACAACCCGAAGAAAAACCATCAACGCCACAAATCGTTGCGCCGCGACCCAGATCAGCCACTAGTACACCCGACGTTCGCCAGGCGCGGTCACCGGGTCCTCCTCCAACTGCACCAGCTCAACGTCCAGGTTTCAGGTCTCGAAGGAACACTCGTATCGGTGCTGCAGGACTTGGCATAAACGTACAGGGCATCGATGGAATGGCTTCTGGTGCACCTCCTGAAACGTCGGCTGACCCTCAGACATATGATTATGAGGCAATGGAGAGGGCCCGTAATGCGGCGTTAGGGCAATTGCATGCTGCCGTGGAAGAACTGCGCATATCTCGAGAAAAGGAGGAGCGGGAAAGAGAAAGAAAGGAGAAAGAGCGAAAGGAGAAAGAGAGGGAAAGGCTCGCGCTGCTCACTTTGGAGGATGAAGAGAAGAAGTTTACGCGAGGAATTGTAGCGAGACCAAGGGAGAAAATCGTTGGATTTGATGCATGA
- a CDS encoding transmembrane 97, producing MIDRGIPFRLFQLPVFFLGLYALKKATPIATIGVPEGMPFASVSTLQLAVLLASYIPFLAVPLAMTIDGTRRMAQIVSHAQRLEKLHKSS from the exons ATGATTGATCGTGGGATACCGTTCAGACTATTTCAGCTTCCTGTGTTCTTTTTGGGGCTTTATGCATTAAAGAAAG CGACTCCTATAGCTACTATTGGCGTACCCGAAGGAATGCCCTTCGCATCAGTAAGCACGTTGCAACTCGCAG TCCTTCTGGCGTCGTATATTCCGTTTTTGGCTGTGCCTTTAGCTATGACTATCGATGGTACAAGGCGCATGGCACAGATTGTAAGCCATGCACAACGACTGGAAAAATTACACAAGAGTTCGTAG
- a CDS encoding ricin-type beta-trefoil lectin domain protein, translating to MTIVPGTYRIKNAKSWTTFDQSRKDRNKIHGWQERTDQQNQHWYVQRIGEAYHIKNVETGQYAHVDGGYNSSKLQASGSPTTWYLPQEGDGSVFVTLAGTNFVVDLDMGKADNGTTIHLWEKTGAKQQKWFFEKINDNAGQQQQSHQQQQPQQTYHPPPQQQQQQQQQQQQPQYQQPQQPQQPQQPQQPQEPPCPVPPGTYFLKNVKTGTVIDLSRGAADEGADVFGYKHNGGNNQKWLLQPSGRGQNMTLKNVQANTYASFPGQSFAQGILVKASQQAQEYTIRAADKGFYVQPTDRPGFVLDLVHGSDDNGTKICVWQNNQQDNQKWYFERA from the exons ATGACCATCGTTCCTGGAACCTACCGCATCAAGAACGCCAAGTCCTGGACTACGTTCGACCAGAGCAGGAAGGACCGTAACAAGATTCACGGTTGGCAAGAGCGAACCGACCAACAAAACCAGCAT TGGTATGTTCAACGCATTGGCGAGGCCTACCACATCAAGAATGTCGAGACCGGACAATACGCACATGTAGATGGTGGCTACAACAGTAGCAAGCTCCAGGCGTCTGGCTCTCCAACCACCTGGTACCTCCCGCAAGAGGGAGACGGATCGGTCTT CGTTACTCTTGCCGGCACTAACTTTGTTGTTGACCTTGACATGGGAAAGGCCGACAACGGCACGACT ATTCACTTGTGGGAGAAGACCGGTGCAAAGCAACAGAAATGGTTCTTCGAAAAGATCAA CGATAACGCTGGGCAACAGCAGCAATCCcatcagcagcagcaacctCAACAGACCTACCATCCGCCACctcaacagcagcaacagcagcaacagcagcaacagcaacctCAGTATCAACAACCCCAACAGCCCCAGCAACCTCAGCAGCCTCAACAACCCCAGGAACCACCTTGCCCCGTTCCTCCCGGTACTTACTTCCTTAAGAACGTCAAGACTGGCACCGTAATCGATTTGAGCCGCGGCGCGGCCGACGAGGGTGCTGACGTATTCGGGTACAAGCACAACGGTGGAAATAACCAGAAG TGGCTCCTCCAACCCTCGGGCCGTGGCCAGAACATGACTCTCAAAAACGTCCAGGCCAACACCTACGCGTCATTCCCAGGCCAGAGCTTTGCACAGGGTATCCTCGTCAAGGCATCTCAACAGGCACAAGAGTACACTATTCGTGCTGCAGACAAAGGATTCTA TGTCCAGCCCACCGACCGACCCGGCTTCGTCCTTGACTTGGTTCACGGATCCGATGACAATGGAACAAAG ATCTGTGTCTGGCAGAACAACCAACAGGACAACCAGAAGTGGTATTTCGAGCGTGCTTAA